The following are encoded in a window of Oncorhynchus mykiss isolate Arlee chromosome 11, USDA_OmykA_1.1, whole genome shotgun sequence genomic DNA:
- the cenpe gene encoding centromere-associated protein E isoform X8, translated as MAEESAVKVCVRVRPLIEREETAAESAEPVKFYWKADKKTIHQVDDGNLTKNFSFDRVFSAEETTLQLYQELAKPLVVSTVEGYNGTIFAYGQTSSGKTFTMMGSSLTPGVIPLAMEDVFQTIKNCPKKEFLLRVSYLEIYNETVTDLLCDSWKRKPLEIREGNNKNVYVADLTEELVTSPEQALAWIRKGEKNRHYGKTKMNQRSSRSHTIFRMILESRDRGDSASGENSDCAIIVSHLNLVDLAGTERASQTGAEGTRFKEGCNINRSLFTLGQVIKKLSDETQKGFTNYRDSKLTRILQNSLGGNAKTVIICTITPVTLEETLSTLQFASAAKNMKNDPHVTEVSDDGALLRRYRNEIVELKRRLLEVSSVTQTTATEKETLSQILQEKDQLQREQEDRYKNLTKLLVTSANFVTIKKMPKRRVTWGGKLPSPAFHHAGESDLSFAEPFLKKRKADMSVLTEQNEDGEEFDSTFDMEMNQSNLTVRGFAESEFLSPNQLNKLSEKVSCLELQLENETQQKQEAMEEVETFQRRVVELEKQLEEKSLMPADAQLDNETQQNQEAMEKVATFEMRVAELEKQLENSQMPADAQEQMKRGFEETIQLCETLVSEKEMVATERDYLKKELNIIMEQTEKLKKEKAVLLQEMEEKKEIDEFNSLEEESKREYEKELLNDISSLKKAMEASGRKSQELEANLVAMSEELKKKGDWAEELQRSSDVDLVQQVKQLRRSLDDAEGLSRDTKKEWAHLRSENISLKQRAVTLTAGYERMEAQVNGLRHQLETEKSSFKKMQVDLQRELQGAFEENTKLTTLLDGKVPKNLIDSIELEKTVADLKKELEKSHEDERTLQAKIEDLSALQDLPDKVNSFMKQVCDLTEDLCAVQKERDMLVSAKACSEEEAHQFREHVQSSQEQLVKLQGDLSKAELRENDLTQQCTDITEQLETLRKDLARSSLENSQLLTTVEESSLRLKENEQYRASIEDQLCGMQQVMKELEEKLADCESSKEKYDHLSQEHQDQIRQLSEEVIQVQAELKRQQHLNSEQQSCAQQDDQHQLQIQELRAALETMTEERSQLNSDLQQNMEMVAETQGLLHSIQEELRQQKQVNSDLESQSLQKESLLEQQAKQLNEELESVRAERERLLSEKTDSSQNHAEELEKLLSTVTSLTGERDQLQEILVGILEERNQLKRDLEENVKMIENQEELREALKNMKPMATANLEELQSQMKQLNEELESVRAERERLLSEKTDSSQNHAEELEKLRSTVTSLTGERDQLQEILEGVREERNQHKRDLEGKVEMSIKVQEELKQQQHLNSEQQTEREHQEAQLKQQLQQLGEELETMTQERCQLKGDLQENLEMAAETQGLLHSIQEELRQQRQVNSDLESQSLQKESLLEQQAKQLNEELESVRAERERLLSEKTDSSQNHAEELEKLLSTVTSLTGERDQLQEILEGVREERNQHKRDLEDNVEMSIKVQEELKQQQHLNSEQQTEREHQEAQLKQQLQQLGEELETMTQEQCQLKGDLQENLEMAAETQGLLHSIQEELRQQRQVNSDLESQSLQKESLLEQQIKAKQLNEELESVRAERERLLSEKTDSSQNHAEELEKLRSTVTSLTGERDQLQEILEGTREERNQLKRDLEGKVEMMQQLEEEGTHMRDERAQIQGDLQENMEMVIQVQRTLEQQQRLNSQQQAEHEQHEDKLKQQIKQLEEECKGFKEGQFHFKVEADTSHKMLSDANATISILTEQINNLEQSTSCCTTSAGEGLCSRLEGSMQKLQVSLVRLQLVINGASKPGHGPLVDVTQVEEVMMLKLLPLLPKPTQKIYSNINRSTVQITNTVWDTKVLLKLCAKDYKTHIEALVQNDLAVFEERRLQDLLLCRAQAPSHSVKVVENDLLGVWDERLSELLDRREGYLQKMNSVLKKLEESLAAHPAAVSEELRARERSNEELNALCMVHSPDSAAVENFLERELARRSALAQANTLALQGLRDERCGLLKELGVVRAQADSQLKEERSKTSTLLQILERASVKTEADLLRDNQQLTLKRQQLDGEIKEMQMRVDQLEEDQIKAANSVSNHKQATQLLQTELQDACAQVKDREGSIQVLKEKLRETEVLAKRRASPSALQHEELKAKVLKMELEMTASSSKHQEELLRMTTVLNHKEDALRTLKETLRRSQQEEAESFNEGQDLHARLITARGRTVQSNILLEKNKLEEELKRLQSKISELESLVSTQQGEITKWKARAIKLKEKKRDVVDKPLSPCTPTKHRLPMNSEQFLNSPKRFLDSPKKFLDSPKKFLDSPKKFLDSPKKFLDSPKSKFFDVRPGSESMSINCPKQFFDNSNLGTIQEVAGIPISEIEAAGSAEEDASASVDKKDEFWPLSPKQSDVCKQQ; from the exons ATGGCAGAGGAATCTGCTGTCAAAGTCTGTGTACGGGTTCGACCTCTGATAGAAAG GGAGGAAACTGCTGCAGAAAGCGCTGAGCCAGTCAAGTTTTATTGGAAAGCGGATAAGAAGACAATTCATCAGGTCGACGATGGAAATCTTACCAAGAACTTCAGCTTTG ACCGTGTATTTAGTGCTGAAGAAACAACTCTGCAGCTGTACCAGGAACTTGCAAAGCCTCTTGTTGTCTCCACTGTTGAAGGTTATAATG GAACAATATTTGCTTATGGACAAACTTCATCTGGAAAGACTTTCACTATGATGGGGAGTTCTCTTACTCCAGGAGTTATACCCCTTGCCATGGAGGATGTCTTCCAGACGATAAAAAAT TGTCCAAAAAAGGAGTTCCTCCTGAGGGTGTCATACTTGGAGATCTACAATGAAACAGTGACAGATTTGCTCTGTGACAGTTGGAAAAGGAAACCTCTAGAGATCCGAGAGGGAAACAAT AAAAATGTCTATGTAGCTGACCTAACTGAGGAACTGGTGACATCTCCTGAGCAAGCCCTTGCGTGGATTAGAAAAGGAGAAA AGAATCGCCATTATGGAAAGACAAAAATGAACCAGCGAAGCAGTCGTTCGCACACAATTTTCCGCATG ATCTTGGAGAGTCGTGACAGGGGTGACTCTGCATCTGGTGAAAATTCAGACTGCGCCATTATTGTGTCCCATTTG AATTTGGTTGACCTGGCTGGGACTGAGCGAGCAAGTCAAACAGGTGCTGAAG GTACACGTTTCAAAGAAGGATGTAATATAAATCGCAGCCTGTTCACCCTCGGTCAAGTGATCAAGAAACTGTCTGATGAAACCCAGAA GGGTTTCACTAACTACAGGGACAGTAAACTCACCCGCATTCTCCAAAATTCCTTGGGTGGAAATGCAAAAACTGTCATCATCTGCACCATCACCCCAGTTACTCTGGAAGAAACACTTAGCACTCTTCAA TTTGCTAGTGCAGCAAAGAACATGAAGAATGACCCGCATGTCACAGAGGTTTCTGATGACGGAGCCCTTCTGAGAAGATACAGAAATGAAATTGTAGAACTCAAGCGCAGACTTTTGGAG GTCTCATCAGTCACTCAAACAACTGCGACAGAGAAGGAGACTCTGTCCCAGATTTTGCAAGAGAAGGATCAGCTCCAAAGAGAACAAGAAGACCGGTATAAGAATTTAACCAAACTTCTAGTCACTTCGGCAAACTTCGTTACCATCAAAAAG ATGCCGAAACGCAGGGTTACGTGGGGTGGAAAACTGCCATCACCAGCCTTCCACCATGCTGGAGAGTCAGATCTAAGCTTTGCTGAGCCTTTTCTCAAAAAGAGAAAAGCTGATATGTCTGTCTTGACAGAGCAGAATGAAG ATGGCGAGGAGTTCGATTCTACCTTTGACATGGAGATGAACCAGAGCAATCTGACCGTGCGGGGTTTTGCAGAAAG TGAATTTTTATCTCCAAACCAACTGAACAAATTGTCTGAGAAGGTGTCCTGTCTGGAGCTCCAGCTGGAAAATGAGACTCAGCAGAAGCAGGAGGCCATGGAGGAAGTGGAGACATTTCAGAGGCGGGTTGTGGAACTGGAGAAGCAGCTAGAAGAAAAGTCACTAATGCCTGCTGATGCACAGTTGGACAATGAGACTCAGCAGAACCAGGAAGCCATGGAGAAGGTGGCTACTTTCGAGATGAGGGTTGCTGAACTGGAGAAGCAGCTAGAAAATTCTCAAATGCCTGCTGATGCACAGGAGCAG atgaaAAGGGGATTTGAAGAGACCATTCAACTCTGTGAGACGTTGGTGTCTGAGAAG GAAATGGTTGCTACTGAGCGTGATTATCTCAAGAAGGAGCTCAACATCATAATGGAACAGACTGAAAAGTTGAAAAAAGAAAAGGCTGTACTTCTtcaggagatggaggagaagaaagagatagATGAATTCAATTCTTTGGAAGAGGAGAGCAAAAGAGAATATGAG AAAGAACTACTGAATGACATTTCCTCCTTAAAGAAGGCCATGGAGGCCTCGGGACGCAAATCTCAAGAGCTTGAG GCTAATCTGGTGGCAATGTCCGAGGAGCTGAAAAAGAAAGGCGACTGGGCAGAGGAACTACAAAGATCG AGTGACGTTGACTTGGTCCAACAAGTGAAGCAGCTGCGACGCTCTCTGGATGATGCTGAGGGGTTGAGCCGTGACACTAAGAAGGAGTGGGCCCACCTGCGCAGTGAAAATATATCACTCAAACAGAGGGCT GTCACACTAACTGCTGGCTATGAGAGGATGGAAGCTCAGGTGAATGGCCTTCGACATCAGTTGGAGACAGAAAAATCGAGCTTCAAAAAGATGCAAGTTGACCTTCAGAGGGAGTTACAGGGAGCCTTTGAGGAGAACACCAAGCTTACTACTCTTCTGGATGGAAAAGTTCCCAAAA ATCTTATAGACAGCATTGAACTTGAGAAAACAGTTGCTGACCTGAAGAAAGAGCTGGAGAAGTCTCATGAAGATGAGCGAACCCTACAAGCTAAGATCGAGGATTTGAGTGCACTGCAGGATCTTCCAGATAAAGTCAACAGTTTTATGAAGCAG GTATGTGATCTCACGGAGGACCTCTGTGCAGTCCaaaaagagagagacatgctggTGTCTGCTAAGGCCTGCAGTGAGGAGGAAGCTCATCAATTCAGAGAACATGTCCAGAGCTCCCAGGAGCAGCTAGTCAAACTTCAAGGTGATCTGAGCAAAGCAGAGTTGAGGGAAAACGACCTAACCCAGCAGTGCACCGACATCACTGAGCAACTGGAGACTCTCCGTAAGGACTTGGCGCGCTCCTCTCTGGAGAACAGTCAGCTTCTGACTACTGTGGAAGAGTCCAGCCTGAGA cTGAAGGAGAATGAACAGTATCGCGCATCAATTGAAGATCAATTGTGTGGAATGCAACAAGTCATGAAAGAGTTGGAGGAGAAGCTTGCTGACTGTGAATCATCCAAGGAAAAATATGACCATTTATCCCAGGAACACCAAGATCAG ATAAGGCAGCTGAGTGAGGAGGTGATACAGGTCCAGGCAGAACTAAAACGGCAACAGCATCTGAACTCAGAACAGCAGTCATGTGCCCAACAAGATGATCAACATCAGCTACAA ATACAGGAACTACGAGCTGCATTGGAGACCATGACAGAGGAAAGGAGCCAGTTGAACAGTGACTTGCAGCAAAATATGGAAATG GTTGCAGAGACTCAGGGACTTCTCCATTCCATCCAAGAGGAGCTCAGACAACAGAAACAAGTGAACTCTGACCTTGAGAGCCAAAGTTTACAGAAGGAGTCTCTTCTAGAACAGCAG GCTAAGCAGCTGAATGAGGAGCTTGAGTCTGtgcgagcagagagagagcgtcTCCTGTCTGAGAAGACAGACAGCTCTCAGAATCATGCAGAGGAGTTGGAGAAGCTGCTCTCTACTGTGACCTcactgactggagagagagaccagctccaGGAGATACTGGTGGGAATCCTGGAGGAGAGGAACCAGCTCAAGAGAGACCTGGAGGAGAATGTGAAGATG ATTGAAAACCAGGAGGAACTACGGGAGGCACTTAAAAATATGAAACCTATGGCGACTGCAAATCTAGAGGAGCTGCAAAGTCAG ATGAAGCAGCTGAATGAGGAGCTTGAGTCTGtgcgagcagagagagagcgtcTCCTGTCTGAGAAGACAGACAGCTCTCAGAATCATGCAGAGGAGTTGGAGAAGCTGCGCTCTACTGTGACCTcactgactggagagagagaccagctccaGGAGATACTGgagggagtcagagaggagaggaaccagCACAAGAGAGACCTGGAGGGCAAGGTGGAGATG TCCATCAAAGTCCAGGAGGAGTTGAAACAGCAGCAACATCTGAACTCAGAGCAACAGACTGAGAGGGAACATCAAGAAGCTCAACTTAAGCAACAA CTACAGCAGCTAGGAGAGGAACTGGAAACCATGACACAGGAGCGGTGTCAGTTGAAGGGTGACCTGCAGGAAAATCTGGAGATG GCTGCAGAGACTCAGGGACTTCTCCATTCCATCCAAGAGGAGCTCAGACAACAGAGACAAGTGAACTCTGACCTTGAGAGCCAAAGTTTACAGAAGGAGTCTCTTCTAGAACAGCAG GCTAAGCAGCTGAATGAGGAGCTTGAGTCTGtgcgagcagagagagagcgtcTCCTGTCTGAGAAGACAGACAGCTCTCAGAATCATGCAGAGGAGTTGGAGAAGCTGCTCTCTACTGTGACCTcactgactggagagagagaccagctccaGGAGATACTGgagggagtcagagaggagaggaaccagCACAAGAGAGACCTGGAGGACAATGTGGAGATG TCCATCAAAGTCCAGGAGGAGTTGAAACAGCAGCAACATCTGAACTCAGAGCAACAGACTGAGAGGGAACATCAAGAAGCTCAACTTAAGCAACAA CTACAGCAGCTAGGAGAGGAACTGGAAACCATGACACAGGAGCAGTGTCAGTTGAAGGGTGACCTGCAGGAAAATCTGGAGATG GCTGCAGAGACTCAGGGACTTCTCCATTCCATCCAAGAGGAGCTCAGACAACAGAGACAAGTGAACTCTGACCTTGAGAGCCAAAGTTTACAGAAGGAGTCTCTTCTAGAACAGCAG ATAAAGGCTAAGCAGCTGAATGAGGAGCTTGAGTCTGTGCGAGCTGAGAGAGAGCGTCTCCTGTCTGAGAAGACAGACAGCTCTCAGAATCATGCAGAGGAGTTGGAGAAGCTGCGCTCTACTGTGACCTcgctgactggagagagagaccagctccaGGAGATACTGGAGGGAACCCGAGAGGAGAGGAACCAGCTCAAGAGAGACCTGGAGGGCAAGGTGGAGATG ATGCAGCAGCTAGAGGAAGAAGGCACACACATGAGAGATGAGAGGGCCCAGATTCAGGGAGACCTGCAGGAAAATATGGAGATG GTCATACAAGTCCAGAGGACATTAGAACAGCAGCAACGTCTGAACTCACAACAGCAGGCTGAGCACGAACAACACGAGGACAAACTTAAACAACAA attaagCAGCTGGAGGAGGAATGTAAAGGTTTCAAAGAAGGACAGTTTCACTTCAAAGTCGAAGCAGACACCTCACACAAG aTGCTTAGTGACGCGAACGCAACCATCTCCATATTGACAGAGCAGATCAATAACCTGGAGCAGAGCACCAGCTGTTGTACCACCAGTGCAGGAGAGGGACTGTGTTCCAGGCTGGAAGGTTCAATGCAGAAGCTCCAG GTGTCACTGGTGAGGCTCCAGCTTGTTATCAATGGTGCTTCTAAGCCTGGACATGGGCCCTTGGTTGATGTCACACAAGTTGAAGAAGTCATGATGCTGAAACTGTTGCCCCTTCTTCCAAAGCCCACACAAAAGATCTATAGCAATATCAATAGATCTACTGTCCAGATCACTAACACAGTGTGGGATACAAAG GTGCTGCTGAAGCTGTGTGCCAAGGATTACAAAACCCACATTGAAGCCCTGGTTCAGAATGACTTGGCTGTATTTGAGGAGAGGAGACTCCAGGACCTGCTCCTCTGTAGAGCCCAGGCACCCAGTCACTCAGTCAAGGTGGTTGAGAATGACCTCCTTGGAGTCTGGGACGAGAGACTGTCAGAGCTGTTGGACAGGAGAGAAGGTTACCTCCAG AAAATGAACAGTGTTTTGAAGAAGCTTGAGGAGAGCCTGGCCGCTCACCCAGCAGCAGTGTCAGAGGAGCTGAGGGCGCGAGAGAGGAGCAACGAGGAGCTGAATGCTCTATGCATGGTCCACTCACCGGACTCAGCAGCAGTGGAGAATTTCCTGGAGCGAGAGCTGGCCCGGCGCTCTGCTTTGGCACAGGCCAACACACTGGCTCTCCAG GGATTGCGAGATGAGCGCTGTGGTTTGCTCAAAGAGCTAGGCGTGGTCCGAGCACAGGCTGACAGTCAGCTGAAAGAAGAGAGGAGTAagacctctactctactgcagATACTGGAGCGTGCCTCCGTCAAGACTGAAGCTGACCTGCTGAGGGACAACCAGCAACTTACCCTGAAACGTCAGCAGTTGGATGGAGAAATCAAG gaaatgcagatgagaGTTGATCAGCTGGAAGAGGACCAGATCAAAGCTGCTAATAGTGTCTCAAACCACAAACAAGCCACCCAGCTACTACAAACTGAGCTTCAGGATGCTTGTGCACAAGTCAAGGACAGGGAGGGCTCCATTCAAGTCCTAAAAGAGAAACTCAGAGAGACTGAA GTTCTGGCTAAGAGAAGAGCATCACCTAGTGCTCTTCAGCATGAAGAGCTGAAAGCTAAAGTTTTGAAAATGGAGTTGGAGATGACTGCATCGTCCTCTAAACACCAAGAAGA GTTACTGAGGATGACGACGGTCCTGAACCACAAGGAGGACGCTCTGAGGACGCTGAAGGAGACTCTGAGAAGATCACAACAGGAGGAAGCAGAGTCAT TCAATGAGGGACAGGATCTGCATGCCAGACTGATAACCGCCAGAGGACGCACGGTCCAAAGCAACATTCTCCTTGAAAAGAACAAACTTGAGGAGGAACTGAAAAGGCTACAGAGCAAAATTTCAGAATTGGAGAG CCTTGTGTCCACTCAGCAAGGAGAGATCACAAAGTGGAAGGCTAGAGCAATTAaactgaaggagaagaagagggacgTAGTAGACAAGCCTCTGTCTCCATGTACTCCTACAAAACACCGCCTTCCCATGAATTCTGAGCAGTTCCTCAACTCTCCCAAGAGGTTCCTCGACTCTCCCAAGAAGTTCCTCGACTCTCCCAAGAAGTTCCTCGACTCTCCCAAGAAGTTCCTCGACTCTCCCAAGAAGTTCCTCGACTCTCCCAAGAGCAAGTTCTTCGATGTCCGTCCAGGCTCTGAATCCATGTCGATCAACTGTCCCAAGCAGTTTTTTGATAACTCCAACCTTGGAACCATTCAAG AGGTTGCAGGTATTCCCATATCAGAAATTGAGGCTGCTGGAAGTGCAGAAGAGG ATGCAAGCGCAAGCGTGGATAAAAAGGACGAATTTTGGCCTCTGTCACCAAAGCAATCTGATGTATGCAAACAACAGTAA